CGGCATAGAGATGGGAAACCAGCTCCGGGGTGCTGGCAAAGCGCCGGCGAATAAGTTCATTCCCCGCTTTTCCTATGAGCGCCCGCATTTTAGCGTGCTTGATCGAATCATCCGTTCCCTTGACGAATATCAGGCGGTGCTTGCCCAGCTTTCCGGCAAGCGCGAACTCGCGTTCGGTGGGTGAAACGCCTTCGGCGTCCTCGAAACCATACTGCTCGCCGAACAGTCCCACGTAAATGTCGCACTTTTCCACTTCATGCAGATACACCTCGTCGGCCCTGCGGTCCGCGGCGGGGACGTCCTCGAACAGGAAGGGGTCGAAGAAACGACGCATCAGGGCGTCGCCTCGCAGGTAATCGCGAAGCGCCGCCCGTTCATCGGCAAACTCCTTCTGCACGCTGCTGATGAATATACGTATCGTTTTCATGAGAACTGAATGCTCCCGCCTGAAATGTTTGCCTTCATATCACCCCTTCACCAGCTTGAAGTTTACCTGGTAACGATAGAATGAAACCACCGGCGCCGCGGCAAGCGCCCAGCGCAGCTTTTTATCGTCCTCGAGCGCGATGATGACGCCTTCGACCGTCTGATCGGGCTCGGCGATCTGTTCCTTTACGTAGCCCATATAGCGCAGGATCTGGCCGACTACGACATCCGATGCCCGGCCGCGCTTGAGCTCGACGACCAGAAGCCGCCCGCCGTCCTTGCTTACGGCGAGGATGTCGATCGGACCGGCATCCGTTTCGTATTGCTGCCCGACCGGTTCGCCCTCCTCCTCATAGATCGAGAACTCCTTTCCCAGTTCGGTCTGGTTCCAGTTGGCGACGAGAAAGGCCTCCAGGTGTTTTTCCATTGCGAAGGCGACCGGGTCCTCGACCGCGGGGTCCGAGGCGACGATGTCCACGGAGGCGTTTCCCTGCTCCAGGAATCGTTCGATTTCCCTCGCGTGTCCGGTGATGGTGCTGACCGTGCCGATGGAACCGGTGGAGTTCTGCAGGGCCTCGCTCATCGCGGTGCGGGCGATGGACACGGGTAGCCAGTTGATCTTTCGCCGGTGCGGGAGCAC
The window above is part of the Spirochaetota bacterium genome. Proteins encoded here:
- a CDS encoding endonuclease NucS domain-containing protein, which gives rise to MRNYYRIMLGKKSALAAECFAGGYIGADFGLDQDLTGKLPDEWKEFNKRFIPVMLAKEPGKSKIGAGLACGALWTVSKGIQKGDIVLSPDGTGVYRVGEVAGDYYYAPGLVLPHRRKINWLPVSIARTAMSEALQNSTGSIGTVSTITGHAREIERFLEQGNASVDIVASDPAVEDPVAFAMEKHLEAFLVANWNQTELGKEFSIYEEEGEPVGQQYETDAGPIDILAVSKDGGRLLVVELKRGRASDVVVGQILRYMGYVKEQIAEPDQTVEGVIIALEDDKKLRWALAAAPVVSFYRYQVNFKLVKG